In a single window of the Elaeis guineensis isolate ETL-2024a chromosome 8, EG11, whole genome shotgun sequence genome:
- the LOC140850763 gene encoding putative UDP-glucuronate:xylan alpha-glucuronosyltransferase 3 isoform X1, which produces MSMGSCVDWRSDDNFLCCGLISERRFMDASTRNLEAWHMSVETDDDDASKRTRRSRSFKVVDKFNIIVSEKSSSCNFHFLKLMLAIIICGTILTLLCTSRVHNQRLLQSVSRPGLLDLGWIWDSMTSDSRYMSHLDVNWSQTSEIIEQVAGMKRNLNVGLLNFNITEVIYWQQILPWASTSNIVHLDYANSNLTWEVLYPEWIDEEEEFAVPVCPSLPAPEVPRGSQFDLVAVKLPCDRSAGRWARDVARLHLQLAAAKLASSSVERQYPVHVLFVTDCFPIPNLFTCKDLVKREENVWLYRPNLSTLKEKLQLPVGSCELAVPLKAKVRPRSKTGQREAYVTILHSADAYVCGAITAAQSIRLTGSTKDLVILVDETISNHHRSGLEAAGWKVRTIQRIRNPKAKRDAYNEWNYSKFRLWQLTDYDKIIFIDADMLILRNIDFLFTMPEITATENNATLFNSGVMVIEPSNCTFQLLMERINEIESYNGGDQGYLNEIFTWWHRMPKYMNFLKFFWNGDRVRAKKTQLLGAEPPVLYVLHYLGLKPWLCFRDYDCNWNDAGFQQFASDEAHARWWKVHDMMPENLQRFCLLTSLRKAILERDRRQAEKASYPDGHWKRNISDPRLHICFEEFCLWERILSDWTNDSPAPATQTAALSS; this is translated from the exons ATGAGCATGGGTTCTTGTGTGGATTGGAGATCAGATGATAACTTCCTTTGTTGTGGCCTGATCAGTGAGAGAAGGTTTATGGACGCATCAACTCGTAACTTGGAAGCCTGGCACATGTCAGTGGAAACAGA TGATGATGATGCAAGCAAAAGAACCCGACGAAGCAGATCTTTTAAAGTGGTCGACAAGTTCAACATCATTGTTTCAGAAAAGAGTTCAAGCTGCAACTTTCATTTTTTGAAACTTATGTTGGCTATCATTATATGTGGCACGATTTTGACACTTCTGTGCACTTCAAGAGTGCATAATCAGCGTCTCCTTCAGTCTGTTTCTCG GCCTGGCCTTCTAGATCTTGGGTGGATATGGGACAGCATGACTTCAGATTCCAGATACATGTCACATTTGGATGTCAACTGGTCACAAACATCAGAAATTATAGAACAAGTGGCAGGCATGAAAAGAAATCTCAATGTTGGCTTACTGAATTTTAACATTACCGAGGTCATCTACTGGCAGCAGATTTTGCCATGGGCAAGCACTTCTAATATTGTACATCTAGATTATGCCAACAGCAATCTTACTTGGGAGGTTCTATATCCTGAATGGATTGATGAGGAAGAAGAATTCGCAGTGCCTGTTTGTCCATCTCTTCCTGCACCGGAAGTTCCTCGAGGCTCACAGTTTGACCTTGTTGCAGTTAAGCTTCCTTGTGATAGGTCTGCAGGGCGGTGGGCAAGAGATGTTGCAAGGTTGCACTTGCAGCTCGCTGCAGCGAAACTTGCTTCGTCTTCTGTGGAGCGCCAGTATCCGGTTCATGTTCTTTTTGTAACTGATTGCTTCCCAATTCCAAATCTCTTCACTTGCAAAGACCTCGTCAAACGGGAAGAAAATGTGTGGCTGTATAGGCCTAACTTAAGTACACTAAAGGAGAAGCTTCAGCTTCCAGTTGGATCATGTGAACTTGCTGTTCCGCTCAAAGCAAAAG TGCGGCCACGCTCAAAGACTGGACAACGTGAAGCATATGTTACAATACTTCACTCTGCAGATGCCTATGTCTGTGGTGCAATAACTGCAGCTCAAAGCATACGTTTAACAGGATCGACAAAGGACCTTGTAATACTAGTTGATGAAACAATAAGCAACCATCACCGAAGTGGCCTTGAAGCTGCAGGGTGGAAGGTCAGAACCATCCAAAGGATCCGCAACCCGAAGGCCAAGCGTGATGCCTACAATGAATGGAACTACAGCAAGTTCCGGCTCTGGCAGCTTACAGACTATGACAAGATTATATTCATTGATGCTGACATGCTCATCCTAAGAAACATTGATTTCTTATTCACCATGCCAGAAATAACTGCCACTGAAAACAATGCAACTCTCTTCAACTCTGGTGTGATGGTCATCGAGCCTTCTAATTGCACGTTCCAGTTGTTAATGGAACGCATCAATGAGATCGAATCTTACAATGGCGGGGACCAGGGTTACTTGAATGAGATCTTTACATGGTGGCACCGTATGCCAAAGTACATgaacttcttgaagttcttttGGAATGGTGACCGCGTGAGAGCTAAGAAGACTCAGTTATTGGGGGCTGAACCACCGGTTCTCTACGTTCTTCACTACTTGGGGCTGAAACCGTGGCTATGCTTCCGTGACTATGATTGCAACTGGAATGATGCCGGATTTCAGCAGTTTGCAAGTGATGAAGCGCATGCAAGGTGGTGGAAAGTGCATGATATGATGCCGGAGAACCTGCAGCGCTTCTGTCTTCTTACGTCTCTGCGGAAAGCAATATTGGAACGAGATCGGAGGCAGGCTGAGAAGGCAAGCTATCCTGATGGACACTGGAAGCGGAACATAAGTGATCCAAGACTGCATATTTGCTTCGAGGAGTTCTGCTTGTGGGAGAGAATTCTGTCGGACTGGACGAATGATAGCCCTGCCCCAGCAACGCAAACTGCAGCTCTATCTAGTTAA
- the LOC140850763 gene encoding UDP-glucuronate:xylan alpha-glucuronosyltransferase 1-like isoform X2, with product MDASTRNLEAWHMSVETDDDDASKRTRRSRSFKVVDKFNIIVSEKSSSCNFHFLKLMLAIIICGTILTLLCTSRVHNQRLLQSVSRPGLLDLGWIWDSMTSDSRYMSHLDVNWSQTSEIIEQVAGMKRNLNVGLLNFNITEVIYWQQILPWASTSNIVHLDYANSNLTWEVLYPEWIDEEEEFAVPVCPSLPAPEVPRGSQFDLVAVKLPCDRSAGRWARDVARLHLQLAAAKLASSSVERQYPVHVLFVTDCFPIPNLFTCKDLVKREENVWLYRPNLSTLKEKLQLPVGSCELAVPLKAKVRPRSKTGQREAYVTILHSADAYVCGAITAAQSIRLTGSTKDLVILVDETISNHHRSGLEAAGWKVRTIQRIRNPKAKRDAYNEWNYSKFRLWQLTDYDKIIFIDADMLILRNIDFLFTMPEITATENNATLFNSGVMVIEPSNCTFQLLMERINEIESYNGGDQGYLNEIFTWWHRMPKYMNFLKFFWNGDRVRAKKTQLLGAEPPVLYVLHYLGLKPWLCFRDYDCNWNDAGFQQFASDEAHARWWKVHDMMPENLQRFCLLTSLRKAILERDRRQAEKASYPDGHWKRNISDPRLHICFEEFCLWERILSDWTNDSPAPATQTAALSS from the exons ATGGACGCATCAACTCGTAACTTGGAAGCCTGGCACATGTCAGTGGAAACAGA TGATGATGATGCAAGCAAAAGAACCCGACGAAGCAGATCTTTTAAAGTGGTCGACAAGTTCAACATCATTGTTTCAGAAAAGAGTTCAAGCTGCAACTTTCATTTTTTGAAACTTATGTTGGCTATCATTATATGTGGCACGATTTTGACACTTCTGTGCACTTCAAGAGTGCATAATCAGCGTCTCCTTCAGTCTGTTTCTCG GCCTGGCCTTCTAGATCTTGGGTGGATATGGGACAGCATGACTTCAGATTCCAGATACATGTCACATTTGGATGTCAACTGGTCACAAACATCAGAAATTATAGAACAAGTGGCAGGCATGAAAAGAAATCTCAATGTTGGCTTACTGAATTTTAACATTACCGAGGTCATCTACTGGCAGCAGATTTTGCCATGGGCAAGCACTTCTAATATTGTACATCTAGATTATGCCAACAGCAATCTTACTTGGGAGGTTCTATATCCTGAATGGATTGATGAGGAAGAAGAATTCGCAGTGCCTGTTTGTCCATCTCTTCCTGCACCGGAAGTTCCTCGAGGCTCACAGTTTGACCTTGTTGCAGTTAAGCTTCCTTGTGATAGGTCTGCAGGGCGGTGGGCAAGAGATGTTGCAAGGTTGCACTTGCAGCTCGCTGCAGCGAAACTTGCTTCGTCTTCTGTGGAGCGCCAGTATCCGGTTCATGTTCTTTTTGTAACTGATTGCTTCCCAATTCCAAATCTCTTCACTTGCAAAGACCTCGTCAAACGGGAAGAAAATGTGTGGCTGTATAGGCCTAACTTAAGTACACTAAAGGAGAAGCTTCAGCTTCCAGTTGGATCATGTGAACTTGCTGTTCCGCTCAAAGCAAAAG TGCGGCCACGCTCAAAGACTGGACAACGTGAAGCATATGTTACAATACTTCACTCTGCAGATGCCTATGTCTGTGGTGCAATAACTGCAGCTCAAAGCATACGTTTAACAGGATCGACAAAGGACCTTGTAATACTAGTTGATGAAACAATAAGCAACCATCACCGAAGTGGCCTTGAAGCTGCAGGGTGGAAGGTCAGAACCATCCAAAGGATCCGCAACCCGAAGGCCAAGCGTGATGCCTACAATGAATGGAACTACAGCAAGTTCCGGCTCTGGCAGCTTACAGACTATGACAAGATTATATTCATTGATGCTGACATGCTCATCCTAAGAAACATTGATTTCTTATTCACCATGCCAGAAATAACTGCCACTGAAAACAATGCAACTCTCTTCAACTCTGGTGTGATGGTCATCGAGCCTTCTAATTGCACGTTCCAGTTGTTAATGGAACGCATCAATGAGATCGAATCTTACAATGGCGGGGACCAGGGTTACTTGAATGAGATCTTTACATGGTGGCACCGTATGCCAAAGTACATgaacttcttgaagttcttttGGAATGGTGACCGCGTGAGAGCTAAGAAGACTCAGTTATTGGGGGCTGAACCACCGGTTCTCTACGTTCTTCACTACTTGGGGCTGAAACCGTGGCTATGCTTCCGTGACTATGATTGCAACTGGAATGATGCCGGATTTCAGCAGTTTGCAAGTGATGAAGCGCATGCAAGGTGGTGGAAAGTGCATGATATGATGCCGGAGAACCTGCAGCGCTTCTGTCTTCTTACGTCTCTGCGGAAAGCAATATTGGAACGAGATCGGAGGCAGGCTGAGAAGGCAAGCTATCCTGATGGACACTGGAAGCGGAACATAAGTGATCCAAGACTGCATATTTGCTTCGAGGAGTTCTGCTTGTGGGAGAGAATTCTGTCGGACTGGACGAATGATAGCCCTGCCCCAGCAACGCAAACTGCAGCTCTATCTAGTTAA